A genome region from Eretmochelys imbricata isolate rEreImb1 chromosome 8, rEreImb1.hap1, whole genome shotgun sequence includes the following:
- the GFPT2 gene encoding glutamine--fructose-6-phosphate aminotransferase [isomerizing] 2 yields MGLTTLRRVRGDKPVMLRENFGGIFAYLNYRVPQTRKQIFETLIKGLQRLEYRGYDSAGVAIDGNNNEDKERYIRLIKKRGKVKALDEELHKQDGMDLKADFETHFGIAHTRWATHGVPNAVNSHPQRSDKRNEFVVIHNGIITNYKDLRKFLETKGYEFESETDTETIPKLVKYMYDNRETEDISFSALVERVIQQLEGAFALVFKSIHYPGEAVATRRGSPLLIGVRSKYKLSTEQIPILYRTCNIENVKNICKTQMKRLDSSTCLHAIGDKAVEFFFASDASAIIEHTNRVIFLEDDDIAAVADGKLSIHRLKRSASDDPSRAIQTLQMELQQIMKGNFSAFMQKEIFEQPESVVNTMRGRVNFETKSVLLGGLKDHLKEIRRCRRLIIIGCGTSYHAAVATRQVLEELTELPVMVELASDFLDRNTPVFRDDVSFFISQSGETADTLMALRYCKDRRALTVGITNTVGSSISRETDCGVHINAGPEIGVASTKAYTSQFISLVMFGLMMSEDRISLQSRRQEIISGLQTLPEMIKEVLSLDEKIHDLALELYKQRSLLVMGRGYNYATCLEGALKIKEITYMHSEGILAGELKHGPLALVDKHMPVIMVIMKDPCFTKCQNALQQVIARQGRPIILSSREDTESSKFAYKTIELPHTVDCLQGVLSVIPLQLLSFHLAVLRGYDVDFPRNLAKSVTVE; encoded by the exons ATGGGACTAACAACTCTTCGTAGAGTCAGGGGTGACAAGCCGGTTATGTTGAGGGAGAACTTCGGGG GAATCTTTGCTTATCTGAACTACAGAGTACCTCAGACTCGGAAGCAGATATTTGAGACTCTGATAAAAGGGCTACAGAGATTAGAATACAGAGGCTATGACTCTGCAG GTGTTGCCATTGATGGAAATAATAACGAAGATAAAGAAAGGTACATCAGACTAATCaagaaaagaggaaaagtgaAGGCACTAGATGAGGAGTTACACA AACAAGATGGCATGGACTTAAAGGCAGATTTTGAAACACATTTTGGAATTGCTCACACTCGCTGGGCAACCCATGGAGTGCCCAATGCAGTGAATAGTCACCCTCAGAGATCAGATAAAAGGAATG AGTTTGTAGTTATCCATAATGGAATCATCACAAACTATAAGGACCTGAGGAAATTTCTG GAGACCAAAGGCTATGAGTTTGAATCTGAAACTGACACTGAAACCATCCCAAAGCTGGTCAAATACATGTATGATAACAGAGAGACTGAAGATATCAGCTTTTCTGCCTTGGTAGAGAGAGTTATTCAACAACTG GAAGGTGCTTTTGCATTGGTTTTCAAGAGCATCCATTACCCAGGTGAAGCTGTTGCCACCAG GCGAGGGAGTCCTCTGCTCATTGGAGTTCGCAGCAAATACAAGCTTTCCACTGAACAGATTCCTATCTTGTATAGGACAT GCAACATTGAGAATGTGAAGAACATATGCAAGACCCAAATGAAAAGACTGGATAGTTCTACCTGCCTTCATGCTATTGGAGATAAAGCAGTAGAATTTTTCTTCGCTTCTGATGCAAG TGCTATCATTGAACACACCAACAGAGTAATTTTCCTAGAAGATGATGACATTGCAGCAGTGGCTGATGGGAAACTTTCTATCCATCGGCTAAAACGTTCAGCTAGTGATGACCCCTCTCGAGCAATCCAGACTTTGCAGATGGAATTGCAGCAAATCATGAAAG GTAACTTCAGTGCATTCATGCAGAAGGAAATCTTTGAACAACCAGAATCTGTTGTCAATACCATGAGAGGCAGGGTGAATTTTGAGACCAAATCAG TTCTGTTGGGTGGTCTGAAGGACCACTTGAAAGAAATCAGAAGATGCCGCCGACTGATCATTATTGGCTGTGGGACCAGCTATCATGCTGCAGTAGCT ACCCGACAAGTGTTGGAAGAGTTGACAGAGCTGCCTGTGATGGTGGAACTTGCTAGTGACTTCCTGGATAGAAACACGCCTGTGTTCAGGGATGATGTGTCCTTTTTTATAAGTCAGTCAG GTGAAACTGCAGATACGCTTATGGCCTTGCGGTATTGTAAGGATCGTCGGGCTCTAACAGTTGGCATTACAAACACTGTGGGAAGCTCAATATCCAGGGAGACTGACTGTGGTGTACATATCAATGCAGGCCCTGAAATAGGTGTGGCAAGCACAAAG GCTTACACCAGCCAGTTCATCTCTCTTGTAATGTTTGGCCTCATGATGTCTGAAGACAGAATTTCTTTGCAGAGTAGGAGACAGGAGATCATCAGTGGGCTGCAAACATTACCTG AGATGATTAAAGAAGTCTTGTCTTTGGATGAGAAAATACATGACTTGGCCCTTGAATTGTACAAACAGAGATCGCTCTTGGTTATGGGTCGTGGCTATAACTATGCAACTTGCCTGGAAGGAGCATTG AAAATCAAGGAGATAACGTACATGCACTCCGAAGGTATCCTGGCGGGTGAATTAAAGCATGGACCACTGGCTCTTGTAGATAAACATATGCCTGTTATCATGGTAATTATGAAGGATCCCTGCTTCACCAAGTGCCAGAATGCACTGCAACAGGTCATTGCTCGACAG gGTCGCCCAATTATTCTGTCTTCTAGAGAAGATACTGAAAGTTCAAAATTTGCATACAAAACTATTGAGCTCCCACACACAGTTGACTGTCTCCAAGGAGTCTTGAGTGTTATTCCCCTACAGCTGCTTTCATTCCACCTGGCTGTTCTTCGAGGATATGAT